One SAR86 cluster bacterium genomic window carries:
- a CDS encoding NAD(P)(+) transhydrogenase (Re/Si-specific) subunit beta produces the protein MDFNYIFLQEFGYILAAILFIFGLKMLGQESSAARGNLVSSIGMFLAILVTVTNIINPILVLVAILLGGSIGALFALRVKMTSIPEMVALFNGFGGLSSFFLAWSEFTSTSEINILILITSLTVFIGGVTFSGSVIAFLKLSESLKSSPVFLDKFSRVFLITSFIYLGFFTVTVLLDLFNFGPNLLAVSDGFIVLLIVSILAGIFFVLPIGGGDMPVVISLLNSLSGVAAAFAGIVISNTALIVAGCLVGASGLVLTLIMAKSMNRSLYNIFFVGYAASKGDAQEVSGEVKPISAEDSFLILESASSVLVVPGYGMAVAQAQHVVKELGDLLEENGCEINFGIHPVAGRMPGHMNVLLAEANVPYDNLLEPKDINPKMSTVDVVLVIGANDVVNPSATEQPGSPIYGMPIIEVHKAKTVIILKRSMSSGFAGVQNPLFFKENSRMLFGDAKESISKLVAEFKD, from the coding sequence ATGGATTTTAATTATATTTTCTTACAGGAATTTGGATACATTTTAGCAGCTATTTTATTTATTTTTGGACTAAAAATGTTGGGTCAGGAAAGCTCTGCAGCCAGAGGTAATCTTGTATCTTCCATAGGTATGTTTTTGGCTATTTTAGTTACTGTCACTAACATTATTAATCCAATACTAGTTTTAGTTGCAATCTTACTTGGTGGAAGTATTGGTGCCCTGTTTGCATTAAGAGTAAAAATGACCTCAATCCCCGAAATGGTTGCATTATTTAATGGTTTTGGAGGTTTATCCTCTTTCTTTTTGGCATGGTCTGAATTTACATCAACATCTGAAATAAATATTTTAATATTAATCACCTCTTTAACCGTATTTATTGGTGGTGTGACTTTCTCTGGAAGTGTGATTGCTTTTTTAAAGTTATCTGAGAGCTTAAAATCATCCCCTGTATTTTTAGATAAATTTTCCAGAGTATTTCTTATTACATCATTTATTTATCTCGGATTTTTTACTGTAACTGTTTTACTGGATTTATTTAATTTTGGACCAAATCTTTTAGCTGTAAGTGATGGATTTATAGTCTTACTTATTGTCTCAATTCTTGCTGGAATATTTTTTGTTTTACCAATAGGCGGTGGAGATATGCCTGTAGTAATTTCATTATTAAATTCATTATCTGGAGTCGCAGCTGCTTTTGCAGGAATTGTTATTTCGAATACTGCATTAATTGTTGCTGGATGTTTAGTTGGAGCTTCTGGACTTGTCCTAACCTTAATCATGGCAAAATCTATGAATAGATCTTTATACAATATTTTCTTTGTTGGATATGCAGCTTCTAAAGGCGATGCTCAAGAAGTTTCGGGAGAAGTTAAGCCCATTAGTGCTGAGGATAGTTTTTTAATTTTAGAATCCGCAAGTTCAGTATTAGTTGTACCAGGGTATGGAATGGCTGTTGCTCAAGCACAACATGTTGTAAAAGAACTTGGGGATCTTCTCGAAGAGAATGGATGCGAGATAAATTTTGGCATACATCCTGTAGCTGGCAGAATGCCCGGACACATGAATGTACTTTTGGCTGAGGCAAATGTTCCCTACGATAACTTACTTGAACCAAAAGATATAAATCCAAAAATGAGCACTGTTGATGTAGTCTTAGTTATTGGTGCTAATGATGTTGTAAATCCCTCTGCAACCGAGCAGCCTGGTAGTCCTATTTATGGAATGCCAATAATAGAAGTTCATAAAGCAAAGACTGTTATTATTTTAAAAAGATCAATGTCATCTGGTTTCGCAGGGGTCCAAAACCCTTTATTTTTTAAGGAAAATAGCAGAATGCTTTTCGGTGATGCTAAGGAAAGTATCTCCAAATTAGTAGCTGAATTTAAAGATTAG
- a CDS encoding segregation/condensation protein A — translation MDIAQEIALPKVKGSTVDSLPENLYIPPKALLLLLDVFSGPMDFLLYLVQRKNLDILEVNLVEITDQYIAYIDMMEDFEYELAGDYLAMAAYLAEVKSRILLPREEINEEEGDDPKAELIRRLQEYKRFKDISLEIDSMPRIDRDIFPASAKIPEFNGY, via the coding sequence ATGGATATAGCTCAGGAAATAGCTTTACCAAAAGTTAAAGGGAGTACCGTAGACTCTCTTCCAGAAAATTTATATATACCTCCAAAAGCTCTGCTACTTCTCCTTGATGTTTTTTCGGGCCCAATGGATTTTCTTTTGTATCTTGTACAAAGAAAAAACCTTGATATTTTAGAGGTAAATCTGGTTGAAATCACAGATCAATATATAGCATACATAGATATGATGGAAGACTTTGAATATGAACTTGCTGGAGATTATTTGGCAATGGCTGCATATCTAGCTGAAGTAAAATCAAGAATTCTTTTACCACGTGAAGAAATAAATGAAGAGGAAGGAGATGATCCGAAAGCAGAATTAATTCGAAGACTTCAAGAGTATAAAAGGTTTAAGGATATATCTTTGGAAATTGACTCAATGCCTAGAATTGATAGAGATATTTTTCCTGCGTCCGCTAAAATACCAGAATTTAATGGATATTAA
- a CDS encoding NAD(P) transhydrogenase subunit alpha codes for MEIMLLLLFILVLAVFLGLELISKIPSTLHTPLMSGANAISGITLVGALTLETGNTLQIVLAFCSITFASINVVGGYLVTNRMLRMFKKK; via the coding sequence ATGGAAATAATGTTATTGCTACTATTTATATTAGTCTTGGCAGTTTTTTTAGGTTTAGAGTTAATTTCAAAAATACCAAGCACCCTCCATACACCTCTTATGTCTGGTGCAAACGCGATAAGTGGAATTACACTTGTAGGTGCTCTTACACTTGAAACTGGCAACACACTTCAAATAGTTTTAGCATTTTGCTCTATTACATTTGCATCAATAAATGTAGTTGGAGGTTATCTGGTCACAAATAGAATGTTGAGGATGTTTAAGAAAAAATGA
- a CDS encoding SH3 beta-barrel fold-containing protein encodes MTIEDMIDSLKKGVVNITFKKIDSGEIRKMPSTLKQDLIPDGTKIQSISSNSDTIMVWSLDKNAWRDIRVDTISSWEAV; translated from the coding sequence ATGACTATTGAAGATATGATTGACTCCCTCAAAAAAGGTGTAGTGAATATAACGTTTAAAAAAATTGACTCCGGCGAGATAAGAAAAATGCCCTCAACTCTTAAACAAGACCTAATACCAGACGGTACAAAAATTCAAAGCATTTCATCTAACAGTGACACCATAATGGTATGGTCGCTTGATAAAAATGCGTGGAGAGATATAAGAGTTGATACTATAAGCTCTTGGGAAGCTGTATAG
- a CDS encoding rRNA pseudouridine synthase: MRKKSKEKIGKYLSNLGFTNRRDTDDFFKSSKILLNKKNARFTDFVSDGDVLNVNGEEIIVDLNPKTEILIYHKPVGQICSNSNKESHDNVFNHLPERKNGKWIMVGRLDVNTSGLILFSNNGDLVNILMHPSSGIDREYLCRVYGETTDKKLSNLVEGIKIGGELCSFSDIAPVKKSGSSKNNWFYVCIFSGKNREVRKLWETQKLTVNRLIRVRFGSIFLPDTLKKGQWKNIAKKDIESFLKKYSIQLPKSL; encoded by the coding sequence ATGAGAAAGAAGTCTAAAGAAAAAATTGGCAAATACCTTTCTAATTTAGGTTTTACAAATAGAAGAGATACAGATGATTTCTTCAAAAGTTCAAAAATTCTTTTAAATAAAAAAAATGCAAGATTTACAGATTTTGTTTCTGACGGTGACGTACTTAATGTAAATGGCGAAGAAATTATTGTTGACTTAAATCCAAAGACAGAAATCTTAATTTATCATAAGCCTGTAGGACAAATTTGTTCAAATTCCAATAAGGAATCTCATGACAACGTATTTAATCATTTGCCTGAAAGAAAAAATGGCAAGTGGATTATGGTTGGGCGTCTTGATGTAAATACTTCAGGATTAATTTTATTCTCAAACAATGGCGACTTAGTAAATATATTGATGCATCCAAGCTCAGGTATTGATAGAGAGTACTTATGTAGAGTTTATGGGGAAACCACAGATAAAAAATTATCAAATTTAGTTGAAGGTATAAAAATTGGGGGAGAGCTTTGCAGTTTTTCTGATATAGCGCCAGTAAAAAAATCTGGATCATCAAAAAATAATTGGTTCTATGTATGTATTTTTTCAGGAAAAAATAGAGAAGTTCGAAAACTCTGGGAAACACAAAAGTTGACGGTTAATAGACTTATAAGAGTAAGATTTGGCTCAATTTTTTTACCAGACACACTGAAAAAAGGACAATGGAAAAATATTGCAAAAAAAGATATTGAAAGTTTTTTAAAAAAATACTCTATACAGCTTCCCAAGAGCTTATAG
- a CDS encoding NAD(P) transhydrogenase subunit alpha: MILGAISSTDKKDLRSAIHPDTIKYLLDMGIEVIFESGAGDGISATDSKFEKIGAKSKSRHDCISSSDILLSPGKLNDDEIMDMKSNSIFMGLLNPFTNREQFQQFKKRGNTAISMEFIPRITRAQKMDVLSSQSNLAGYVAVIESAKLLNAALPMMMTAAGTLKPANVFVIGVGVAGLQAIATAKRLGAKVEAFDTRPIVEEQVKSLGAKFVKIDLGNTGETSQGYAQELTKEQLKLQKNLQADVCKKSDIVITTAQIFGKPAPKLIDLNTITAMKEGSVVFDMAIESGGNVEGSKVDSIENINGVNIVGFSNLPSYVSSHASFALSNNFINLISDFYDNEKKSFNLNLEDEILQSATVVSAGKILKKEFD; this comes from the coding sequence ATGATCCTTGGAGCAATTTCATCAACCGATAAAAAAGACTTAAGATCAGCTATTCATCCTGACACTATTAAATATCTTCTTGATATGGGTATAGAAGTCATTTTTGAAAGTGGAGCTGGCGATGGGATTAGCGCGACTGACAGTAAATTCGAGAAAATTGGTGCTAAAAGCAAATCACGACATGACTGTATTAGTTCATCTGATATTTTGCTTTCTCCTGGAAAATTGAATGACGATGAAATCATGGATATGAAAAGTAATTCAATTTTTATGGGTCTTCTTAATCCTTTCACTAATAGGGAGCAGTTTCAACAATTTAAAAAGAGAGGGAATACTGCCATTAGTATGGAATTTATACCAAGAATAACTAGGGCTCAAAAAATGGATGTTTTATCAAGTCAATCTAACTTGGCCGGATATGTAGCAGTAATTGAATCAGCAAAATTGCTGAATGCAGCTTTACCAATGATGATGACAGCAGCCGGAACATTAAAGCCTGCAAATGTTTTTGTAATAGGTGTAGGTGTAGCTGGTTTGCAAGCTATTGCAACTGCAAAAAGGTTAGGAGCTAAAGTTGAAGCTTTTGATACAAGACCTATTGTTGAGGAGCAAGTAAAATCTTTGGGGGCAAAGTTTGTGAAGATAGATCTTGGCAACACTGGTGAAACTTCGCAAGGTTATGCTCAAGAATTAACAAAAGAACAACTTAAATTGCAAAAAAATCTACAAGCAGATGTTTGTAAGAAATCTGATATCGTAATTACAACGGCACAAATCTTTGGAAAGCCTGCTCCAAAATTAATTGATCTAAACACAATAACAGCAATGAAGGAAGGTAGTGTTGTTTTTGATATGGCAATTGAATCTGGTGGAAACGTGGAGGGCTCAAAGGTTGACTCAATAGAAAATATTAATGGTGTAAATATTGTTGGATTTAGTAACTTACCATCGTATGTTTCGAGTCATGCATCCTTTGCTTTGAGCAATAACTTTATCAATCTCATTTCAGATTTTTATGATAATGAAAAAAAATCTTTTAATTTAAATCTAGAGGACGAAATTTTACAAAGTGCTACTGTTGTAAGTGCCGGAAAAATTCTTAAAAAGGAGTTTGATTAA
- the scpB gene encoding SMC-Scp complex subunit ScpB: MDIKSRIEALLLAANRPLSIIDFKEMLEISSEEEESEILNAIFNLQKEYENRPSNLVEVSNGYRLQIKQEFSEDIAKLWEIKPLRLSKATLETLSIIAYMQPVTRGDIEDIRGVNVATNVVKLLIDQGWIKIKGYRDVPGRPALFITTNKFLDDFSMKDLEDLPKLPELPDPIDISPELALEVKTDQVDEKEV; encoded by the coding sequence ATGGATATTAAATCAAGAATTGAAGCACTACTTTTAGCTGCAAATAGACCTCTATCAATAATTGATTTCAAAGAAATGTTAGAAATTTCTTCGGAAGAGGAGGAGTCGGAGATTTTGAATGCAATTTTTAATCTTCAAAAAGAATATGAAAATAGACCTAGTAATTTAGTAGAAGTTTCTAATGGTTACAGATTGCAAATTAAACAAGAATTTTCAGAGGATATTGCCAAATTATGGGAAATTAAACCATTAAGACTCTCTAAAGCAACTCTTGAAACACTTTCTATAATTGCCTATATGCAGCCTGTCACTAGAGGAGATATCGAGGATATTAGAGGTGTTAATGTTGCTACAAATGTTGTCAAACTTCTAATTGATCAAGGTTGGATTAAAATTAAAGGATATAGAGATGTTCCTGGAAGACCTGCTCTTTTTATAACTACTAACAAATTTTTAGATGATTTCTCAATGAAAGATTTAGAAGATTTACCAAAACTACCCGAATTGCCAGATCCAATCGATATTAGTCCTGAGCTAGCATTAGAGGTGAAGACAGATCAGGTTGATGAGAAAGAAGTCTAA
- a CDS encoding HAD-IA family hydrolase translates to MPEKNKALIFDLDGTLLNSAINFHKIVNELKSEKGQKESAFDDVRKFSSRGAYLVLRNCFKNESEEEINHLKREFLKRYHSSMVEEINLYPDVDDLVKKMTEEKIPWGIMTNKSNTYTTPIMQKLGWDKLTSAIVCPEDVSEAKPSPEGVLKCLQILNADAKRSFYIGDHERDIITGKNAGLRTIACTYGYFESDPLTWQADFFVNEPIELQEFLK, encoded by the coding sequence ATGCCCGAAAAAAATAAAGCGCTAATTTTCGATCTTGATGGAACACTTCTCAATTCTGCAATCAATTTCCATAAAATTGTTAATGAACTAAAGTCAGAGAAAGGGCAGAAAGAATCTGCATTTGATGATGTTAGAAAATTTTCTTCACGAGGAGCATATCTTGTTTTAAGAAACTGTTTTAAAAATGAAAGTGAAGAAGAAATAAATCATCTAAAAAGAGAGTTTTTAAAACGCTATCATTCTTCAATGGTTGAGGAAATTAACTTATACCCTGATGTAGATGATTTAGTTAAGAAAATGACTGAAGAAAAAATACCCTGGGGAATAATGACTAATAAATCAAATACATATACTACGCCTATAATGCAAAAATTAGGATGGGATAAACTTACATCTGCCATCGTTTGTCCTGAAGATGTATCAGAGGCAAAACCAAGTCCGGAGGGAGTTTTAAAATGTTTACAGATACTAAATGCAGATGCTAAAAGATCATTTTATATTGGCGATCATGAGAGGGATATAATTACGGGTAAAAATGCTGGACTACGAACAATTGCATGTACTTATGGTTACTTTGAATCCGATCCATTAACTTGGCAAGCTGACTTTTTTGTTAATGAGCCAATCGAACTGCAAGAGTTTTTAAAATGA
- a CDS encoding YciK family oxidoreductase has translation MKIPKSKLSKNSLKERAIVVTGAGSGIGRALSFELAKNNADLILLSRDQIKLDSLQDEIKEKFGIEPLTVEFDFFKAKEKDYNFLIENLIDNYTKIDGLVHVAGILGYLSPFTSTSPSQLETVMKINFESNFLLTKALMPLLEKSECPSVIFTSSGVGRKGRAFWTSYSISKFAVEGLMQVLADEYEGRVKFNTFNPGPTRTKMRAQAFPAEDPLTLKSPQDVAECYLWLLSKECKETGKSYDY, from the coding sequence ATGAAAATACCAAAATCTAAACTTAGTAAAAATTCTCTCAAAGAAAGGGCAATAGTGGTGACAGGTGCAGGTTCAGGAATTGGAAGGGCTCTTTCTTTTGAGCTCGCTAAAAATAATGCAGATTTAATTTTATTATCAAGAGATCAGATAAAATTGGATTCTTTACAGGATGAAATTAAAGAGAAATTTGGAATTGAACCTCTTACAGTTGAATTTGACTTCTTTAAAGCAAAAGAAAAGGACTATAACTTTCTCATTGAAAATCTTATAGATAATTACACAAAAATTGATGGGTTAGTTCATGTGGCTGGAATCCTTGGTTATTTATCTCCATTTACAAGCACATCACCTTCACAGCTTGAAACTGTCATGAAAATTAATTTTGAAAGTAATTTCTTGCTAACAAAAGCTTTGATGCCATTATTAGAAAAATCAGAGTGTCCATCAGTAATATTTACATCTTCGGGAGTAGGAAGAAAAGGGAGAGCGTTTTGGACATCCTATTCAATCTCAAAATTTGCTGTAGAGGGATTAATGCAGGTACTCGCAGATGAATATGAAGGTCGAGTTAAATTTAATACCTTTAACCCAGGTCCAACAAGAACTAAAATGAGAGCACAGGCCTTTCCTGCAGAGGATCCTCTTACATTAAAGAGCCCCCAAGATGTTGCGGAATGTTATTTATGGTTACTGTCAAAAGAATGTAAAGAAACAGGAAAAAGTTATGACTATTGA
- the ubiG gene encoding bifunctional 2-polyprenyl-6-hydroxyphenol methylase/3-demethylubiquinol 3-O-methyltransferase UbiG, with product MENFDKSEIEKFSSLADQWWDPSGKFKPLHLINPLRADYISSKVNLKNKKILDVGCGGGILAESLALKGGNVKGIDLADGPLEVAKIREQKRNLGITYEKIETSKLIKKKEKFDVITCLEMLEHVPDPEKTVKECSELLNNNGDIFFSTINRNLKAFTLAILGAEYILNILPKGTHDYEKLIKPSELLTYIDKGGLDFSEIKGMTYIPFFDIVKLSNDPSVNYIIHARKK from the coding sequence ATGGAAAATTTTGATAAATCAGAAATAGAAAAGTTTAGTTCTTTAGCTGATCAGTGGTGGGATCCATCTGGTAAGTTCAAGCCTCTTCACCTAATTAACCCTCTAAGAGCTGATTACATTTCAAGTAAAGTTAATTTAAAGAACAAAAAAATTCTAGATGTAGGTTGTGGTGGAGGTATTTTAGCAGAGTCTTTGGCGTTAAAAGGAGGGAATGTGAAGGGAATTGATTTAGCTGATGGCCCTTTAGAAGTCGCAAAGATACGGGAGCAAAAAAGAAATCTTGGAATAACTTACGAGAAGATCGAAACCTCCAAATTAATAAAGAAAAAAGAAAAATTTGATGTGATCACCTGTTTAGAAATGCTAGAGCATGTCCCCGATCCAGAAAAGACCGTTAAAGAATGTTCAGAATTATTGAATAATAATGGCGATATTTTCTTTTCAACAATTAACAGAAATCTAAAAGCATTTACTTTAGCAATTCTTGGAGCTGAATATATATTAAATATACTGCCAAAGGGTACACATGACTATGAAAAGCTCATCAAACCCTCAGAGCTCTTAACTTACATAGATAAGGGTGGTTTAGATTTCTCAGAAATTAAAGGTATGACATATATTCCCTTTTTCGATATTGTAAAATTATCGAATGATCCATCCGTTAACTACATAATTCATGCCCGAAAAAAATAA